Proteins from one Aureimonas sp. SA4125 genomic window:
- a CDS encoding translocation/assembly module TamB domain-containing protein, with translation MILGFLPPLRLYVRFAVLALVVLAGLGAFARPAAAQEFLARQIEGLISTDTMQVKIDGLSGALSGNLRISSVTVADAQGVYLTARDLAMDWSPLAVIRSRVAVESLTAGQIILERLPESPPADPNAEPSSGLPNITADIQRIAITEFVLGEAIAGVRARLSANGKLVLDADPTKLDVAIGVKRLDQPGDITAALVFAPEENRLEIRVDASEPAGGLVATLLKLPGAPPVSLTIGGSGPLGAFMANGALTVGGEPAATLTAKVDDVDAGRRVAASLQVAAERFVPEAYKAFAEGGANLDVRATLRDDGVVAIEAAELSSGQITATVAGTLDRAGPQTALDLAIASRDGGSIPLQFGAEGSRTIVDIASLKGKIAGALAAASLDLTATLPTAGYGAYVATDLKAHVTSSDFDLSGLSGPLQIELAAASVVAPAGTARRFLTGPVTVSAEGALGTDGITLSQSRITTEVANAAITGTAAMNFSTFDLTLSSDFDTLALSAALVPLAGDRMAVGGRVARAADGGFAANDLAITGTGLSVTGAAALTGGQISADIAGTLDAASGEDATISGKAAFALTASGPSEKPDVDVSLTSQGLMVNGRELADLKVEARGDFASASPAGSVDISGTLDGQPLSGTARVETLPTGERRISNLAIRQGPNVISGDLTLGEALAPVGTLTVDVADIGPLAALALQQMSGDLDGTIALSVVNEFPLAKVDLASNQLAVGGNTLSDVAIDLAVTDYLGQPFPEGSIRAGRIVAGGATVDGADIALARKGDVTQVDAQARANGVPVALSGQAMIAPTETTVALDTLTAAIENAAVALQQRATVRIADGVTTLDGLNLAVGAGTLALTGSVGPTYDLRAEMTNVPVAVANPFVTDLQAAGTVSGSAVVTGAAADPQAQFDVSARDIETRQTRAARIEPVQAVLGGRYAGGALALDKADVSLGDGRISATGTAGDSLDVSIVFDAIPVALANGFVDGIDASGTVSGTAKATGTLAAPQATFDFAGRDITAAAVAAAGVPPIALRLDGSYAEQTLTLGTARATLGAASLDVAGSIGQALDLRVTMTALPVALANGFVPGLNATGTLDGTATATGSLTQPAAEFDVTGSGITTEAIAAGGIPTVELRLAGSFADGTARIETGVANIGAASLTATGTVGQTLDLDVALNAVPVGLVNGYMPDLKAEGTLSGTARASGTLSDPQATFNLAGTGITAEQIKASGIAPLSLDLSGSVADRTATIETARVLVGDGSLTATGTVGDQMNLDVVLSEIPVGLANGFVPNLGATGLLSGNAKATGSLNDPAATFALRGTGITATQVAAAGIAPVELTVDGTYAKGTATIGTSRADIGEASLTATGTVGEALDLDVVLDALPVGLVNGYLPDLRASGTLSGTARATGSLADPQATFQLRGREITAEQVRASGVAPINLDVDGSYAEGTATLATARAEIGEGSLSATGTVGQALDLDVVLDKLPVGLVNGFVPNLKASGTLSGSAEATGSLADPRATFQLSGTGITAEQVRASGVAPIRLEVAGSYAGGTATLATARAEIGDGSIEASGTVGQALDLNVSLDRLPVGLANGFVPDLGAQGTLSGTASATGSITDPNAVFDISAAGVSVAQTRAAGAPAVAAIARGSYRDARLAIETARVDVGGGTLTVAGSAGDTLDLTVDIANIPASLAAAAAAGIDPQGTINGSLRATGPASNPAATYDLRAAGLSLAQTRDAGVGPLDLTASGRFADKTLTLDADLAGSGLTFAANGSVDLAGAPQLDLALNGTVPLSIANRILAEGGRSVSGTASVNATVTGSATAPSVNGTIATSGASFTDGGLNLAVNGISTTIALTGQTATIQSFSAQLAAGGTISVGGTVGLANGFPADITVRIAEGRYNDGELLAARLNADLTLTGPLTGSPVLAGTINAISINILVPERLPTSLARIDVRHRNAPEAVLRQQAAIAPKGSKGASSAGLALDLTFNAPSRVFVRGRGLDIELGGSIDITGPASSPSITGGFELQRGRFTILANRLDFERGRLTFTGDLIPTLDLLATSVSGDVTVTIAVTGPANDPSFNFSSTPALPQDEVLARLIFKQGTANLSPLQIAQLAEAAAQLAGVGGSSGLLENLRAQLGVDDLDIKTNADGQTAVGVGKYLNDNTYVGVDSTGRISIDLDLGKGLKARGAVSATGGGEVGVFYENEY, from the coding sequence ATGATCCTCGGCTTCCTCCCCCCGCTCCGGCTCTATGTCCGTTTTGCCGTTCTGGCGCTCGTCGTGCTTGCCGGCCTCGGCGCCTTCGCCCGCCCGGCTGCGGCGCAGGAATTCCTTGCGCGGCAGATCGAAGGCCTCATCTCCACCGACACGATGCAGGTCAAGATCGACGGCCTCAGCGGCGCGCTTTCGGGAAACCTGCGCATTTCGAGCGTCACCGTCGCCGACGCGCAGGGCGTCTATCTGACGGCGCGGGATCTGGCGATGGACTGGTCGCCACTGGCGGTCATCCGCTCGCGCGTCGCGGTGGAATCGCTGACGGCCGGGCAGATCATCCTCGAGCGCCTGCCCGAGAGCCCACCGGCCGACCCGAATGCCGAACCGTCGTCGGGCTTGCCCAACATCACTGCCGACATCCAGCGGATTGCGATCACGGAGTTCGTCCTTGGCGAGGCGATCGCCGGCGTCAGGGCGCGGCTGTCGGCCAACGGCAAGCTGGTCCTCGACGCCGATCCGACGAAGCTCGACGTCGCGATCGGCGTGAAGCGCCTCGACCAGCCCGGCGACATCACCGCCGCGCTCGTCTTTGCGCCGGAAGAGAACCGCCTGGAGATCAGGGTCGACGCCAGCGAGCCGGCCGGCGGGCTCGTTGCGACGCTCCTGAAGCTGCCCGGCGCGCCGCCGGTGTCGCTGACCATCGGGGGCTCCGGCCCGCTCGGGGCCTTCATGGCCAATGGCGCGCTGACCGTCGGCGGCGAGCCGGCCGCGACCCTTACCGCGAAGGTCGACGACGTCGATGCCGGCCGCCGCGTCGCGGCCTCGCTGCAGGTCGCCGCCGAGCGCTTCGTGCCCGAGGCCTACAAGGCTTTTGCCGAAGGCGGCGCCAATCTCGACGTCCGGGCTACCTTGCGCGACGACGGCGTCGTGGCGATCGAGGCGGCGGAGCTATCCTCCGGCCAGATCACGGCGACGGTTGCCGGCACGCTGGATCGCGCCGGGCCGCAGACGGCGCTCGACCTTGCCATCGCCTCGCGCGACGGCGGCTCGATCCCGTTGCAGTTCGGCGCCGAGGGCAGCCGGACCATCGTCGACATTGCATCATTGAAAGGCAAGATTGCCGGGGCGCTCGCGGCCGCCAGTCTCGACCTGACGGCGACATTGCCCACCGCCGGCTACGGCGCCTATGTCGCGACAGACCTGAAGGCGCATGTGACGTCCTCGGACTTCGATCTGTCCGGACTTTCAGGCCCGCTGCAGATCGAACTGGCGGCGGCCTCTGTCGTCGCGCCCGCCGGCACGGCGCGGCGCTTCCTGACGGGGCCGGTAACCGTTTCCGCCGAGGGCGCGCTTGGAACGGACGGCATCACGCTCAGCCAGAGCCGAATCACGACCGAGGTCGCCAATGCCGCGATCACCGGCACGGCGGCAATGAATTTCTCGACTTTCGACCTGACGCTGTCGAGCGACTTCGACACGCTGGCGCTCTCGGCAGCCCTCGTCCCGCTGGCCGGCGACCGGATGGCGGTCGGCGGCCGCGTCGCCCGTGCCGCCGATGGCGGATTTGCGGCCAACGATCTCGCCATCACGGGCACAGGCCTCAGCGTTACGGGCGCGGCCGCGCTCACCGGCGGCCAGATCAGCGCCGACATTGCCGGCACGCTCGATGCCGCGAGCGGCGAGGATGCCACGATCTCCGGCAAGGCCGCGTTCGCGCTGACGGCTTCCGGGCCCAGCGAAAAGCCTGATGTCGACGTGTCGTTGACCAGCCAGGGACTGATGGTCAACGGGCGCGAGCTGGCGGACCTCAAGGTCGAGGCGCGCGGCGATTTCGCCTCGGCGAGCCCGGCCGGCTCGGTCGACATCTCCGGCACGCTCGACGGCCAGCCGCTGTCGGGTACCGCCAGGGTCGAGACACTGCCCACCGGCGAGCGCCGGATCTCCAATCTTGCGATCCGCCAGGGCCCGAACGTCATATCCGGCGACCTGACGCTCGGCGAAGCGCTCGCCCCGGTCGGCACTCTGACGGTCGACGTCGCCGATATCGGCCCGCTGGCAGCCCTCGCGCTGCAGCAGATGAGCGGCGATCTCGATGGTACCATCGCACTGTCCGTCGTGAACGAATTTCCGCTCGCCAAGGTCGACCTCGCCTCGAACCAGCTGGCGGTCGGCGGCAACACGCTGTCGGATGTCGCGATCGATCTCGCCGTCACCGACTATCTCGGCCAGCCTTTCCCCGAAGGCTCGATCCGCGCGGGAAGAATCGTCGCCGGCGGCGCGACGGTGGACGGCGCCGACATCGCGCTGGCGCGCAAGGGCGATGTGACGCAGGTCGACGCGCAGGCCCGCGCGAACGGCGTTCCGGTCGCGCTGTCCGGACAGGCGATGATCGCGCCGACGGAGACCACCGTCGCGCTCGACACGCTGACCGCGGCGATCGAGAATGCGGCGGTGGCCTTGCAGCAGCGCGCCACCGTGCGGATTGCCGACGGCGTGACGACGCTGGACGGCCTGAACCTTGCGGTCGGCGCCGGCACCCTCGCCCTCACCGGCTCAGTCGGCCCGACCTATGATCTCAGGGCCGAGATGACGAACGTCCCTGTCGCTGTCGCCAATCCCTTCGTCACCGATCTCCAGGCGGCCGGCACGGTCTCGGGCAGCGCGGTGGTAACAGGCGCTGCGGCCGATCCGCAGGCGCAGTTCGATGTCTCGGCACGGGACATCGAGACCCGCCAGACGCGGGCAGCCAGGATCGAGCCGGTCCAGGCCGTGCTGGGGGGCCGCTATGCCGGCGGAGCGCTGGCGCTCGACAAGGCCGACGTCTCGCTCGGCGACGGCCGCATCTCGGCCACCGGAACGGCCGGCGATAGTCTCGACGTCTCCATCGTCTTCGACGCCATCCCCGTCGCGCTCGCCAACGGCTTCGTCGACGGCATCGATGCCTCAGGCACGGTTTCCGGCACGGCGAAGGCGACCGGGACGCTCGCCGCACCCCAGGCGACCTTCGATTTCGCCGGTCGCGACATCACCGCGGCGGCGGTCGCGGCGGCCGGCGTGCCGCCGATCGCGCTCAGACTCGACGGCAGCTATGCCGAGCAGACGCTGACCCTCGGCACGGCCCGCGCCACGCTCGGCGCCGCCTCGCTCGACGTCGCCGGCAGCATCGGCCAGGCGCTGGACCTCAGGGTGACGATGACGGCCCTCCCCGTGGCGCTCGCCAACGGCTTCGTGCCCGGACTGAACGCCACAGGCACGCTCGATGGCACGGCCACCGCCACCGGCTCCCTGACGCAGCCGGCCGCCGAGTTCGACGTCACAGGCTCGGGCATCACGACCGAGGCGATTGCCGCAGGCGGCATTCCGACAGTGGAACTGCGCCTTGCCGGCAGCTTCGCCGACGGCACCGCGCGGATCGAGACGGGCGTTGCCAATATCGGCGCCGCATCGCTGACGGCGACCGGCACGGTCGGCCAGACGCTCGATCTCGATGTCGCACTGAACGCCGTCCCGGTTGGCCTCGTCAATGGCTACATGCCCGACCTCAAGGCAGAGGGCACGCTGTCGGGCACGGCCAGGGCCAGTGGCACGCTGTCCGATCCGCAGGCGACCTTCAACCTTGCCGGCACCGGCATCACCGCCGAGCAGATCAAGGCCTCGGGCATTGCGCCGCTCAGTCTCGACCTGTCCGGCAGCGTCGCCGACCGCACGGCGACGATCGAGACGGCGCGCGTTCTCGTCGGCGACGGCAGCCTCACCGCGACCGGCACGGTCGGCGATCAGATGAACCTCGACGTCGTGCTGAGCGAGATTCCGGTCGGCCTCGCGAATGGCTTCGTGCCGAACCTCGGCGCCACGGGCCTCCTCTCCGGCAATGCCAAGGCGACCGGCTCGCTCAACGACCCCGCTGCGACATTCGCGCTCCGCGGCACCGGCATCACGGCAACCCAGGTCGCGGCCGCCGGCATCGCCCCCGTCGAACTCACCGTCGATGGCACTTATGCCAAGGGGACCGCAACCATCGGCACGTCCCGCGCCGATATCGGCGAGGCCTCCCTCACCGCCACGGGAACCGTCGGCGAGGCGCTCGACCTCGACGTCGTCCTCGATGCCCTGCCCGTCGGTCTCGTCAACGGCTATCTCCCCGATCTCAGGGCATCCGGCACGCTGTCCGGCACGGCCCGGGCGACCGGGTCGCTTGCCGATCCGCAGGCGACGTTCCAACTGAGGGGCCGCGAGATCACCGCCGAGCAGGTGCGCGCCTCCGGCGTCGCGCCGATCAACCTCGACGTCGACGGCAGCTATGCCGAGGGTACCGCGACGCTCGCGACGGCCCGAGCCGAAATCGGCGAGGGATCGCTAAGCGCGACCGGTACTGTCGGGCAGGCGCTCGACCTTGACGTCGTGCTCGACAAGCTTCCGGTCGGCCTCGTCAACGGCTTCGTGCCGAACCTCAAGGCGAGTGGCACACTCTCGGGCTCGGCCGAGGCGACAGGGTCGCTCGCCGATCCGCGCGCGACCTTCCAGCTCTCCGGCACCGGCATCACGGCCGAACAGGTGCGCGCCTCGGGCGTGGCGCCCATCCGTCTCGAGGTTGCGGGCAGCTATGCCGGCGGCACCGCGACGCTCGCCACCGCGCGCGCCGAGATCGGCGACGGATCGATCGAGGCCAGCGGCACGGTCGGCCAGGCGCTCGATCTGAACGTGTCGCTGGATCGCCTGCCGGTCGGCCTTGCCAACGGCTTCGTTCCCGATCTCGGCGCCCAGGGCACGCTGTCCGGCACCGCCTCCGCGACGGGGTCGATCACCGACCCGAACGCGGTGTTCGACATCAGCGCCGCCGGCGTCTCCGTCGCGCAGACCCGTGCCGCCGGCGCGCCGGCCGTCGCCGCCATCGCGAGGGGGAGCTACCGCGATGCGCGGCTCGCGATCGAGACGGCGCGGGTCGATGTCGGCGGCGGCACACTGACGGTCGCCGGCAGTGCTGGCGACACCCTCGACCTCACCGTCGACATCGCCAACATTCCCGCCTCGCTCGCCGCGGCCGCCGCGGCCGGCATCGATCCGCAGGGAACCATCAACGGCAGCCTGCGTGCGACCGGGCCAGCCAGCAATCCGGCGGCGACCTACGACCTTCGCGCCGCCGGGCTGTCGCTGGCGCAGACACGCGATGCCGGCGTCGGTCCGCTCGATCTCACGGCGAGCGGGCGCTTTGCCGACAAGACTCTCACCCTCGATGCCGATCTCGCCGGCAGCGGCCTGACCTTTGCCGCCAATGGTTCGGTCGATCTCGCCGGTGCGCCGCAGCTCGATCTTGCGCTGAACGGCACGGTACCGCTGTCGATCGCCAACCGCATTCTTGCCGAAGGCGGTCGCTCCGTGTCGGGGACGGCATCGGTCAACGCGACCGTCACCGGCTCGGCGACGGCTCCCAGCGTCAACGGCACGATCGCTACATCGGGCGCAAGCTTCACTGACGGCGGTCTGAACCTGGCGGTCAACGGCATCTCGACCACGATTGCCCTCACCGGGCAGACGGCGACGATCCAGTCGTTCTCGGCGCAGCTCGCCGCCGGCGGCACGATCTCCGTCGGCGGCACGGTCGGGCTCGCGAACGGCTTTCCCGCCGACATCACCGTCCGGATCGCCGAGGGCCGCTACAATGACGGCGAGCTCCTGGCGGCTCGGCTCAATGCCGACCTGACCCTCACGGGGCCGCTGACGGGAAGCCCTGTTCTTGCCGGCACGATCAACGCAATCTCGATCAATATCCTCGTGCCCGAGCGTCTGCCGACGTCGCTCGCCCGCATCGACGTCAGGCACCGCAATGCGCCCGAAGCAGTGCTGCGCCAACAGGCCGCCATCGCCCCGAAGGGATCGAAGGGCGCCTCGTCGGCGGGCCTTGCGCTCGACCTCACCTTCAATGCACCCTCCCGCGTCTTCGTGCGCGGCCGCGGTCTCGACATCGAGCTCGGCGGCTCGATCGACATCACCGGGCCCGCTTCTTCGCCGTCGATCACTGGCGGTTTCGAACTGCAGCGCGGGCGGTTTACCATCCTCGCCAACCGCCTCGACTTCGAGCGCGGACGGCTGACCTTCACCGGCGATCTCATCCCGACGCTCGATCTCCTCGCCACCTCCGTCTCCGGCGACGTCACCGTGACGATCGCCGTCACGGGTCCGGCCAACGATCCGAGCTTCAACTTCTCCTCGACGCCCGCTCTGCCGCAGGACGAGGTTCTGGCGCGGCTGATCTTCAAGCAGGGCACGGCCAACCTGTCGCCGCTGCAGATCGCCCAATTGGCGGAAGCCGCCGCGCAGCTTGCCGGCGTCGGAGGCTCGAGCGGCCTTCTCGAGAACCTCCGCGCGCAGCTCGGCGTCGACGACCTCGACATCAAGACGAATGCCGACGGGCAGACCGCCGTCGGCGTCGGCAAGTATCTGAACGACAACACCTATGTCGGCGTCGACTCCACCGGCCGGATATCGATCGACCTCGACCTCGGCAAGGGCCTGAAGGCCCGCGGCGCGGTCAGCGCTACCGGCGGCGGCGAGGTGGGCGTGTTCTACGAGAACGAATACTGA
- a CDS encoding autotransporter assembly complex family protein, whose product MISSKYSALLRRSGRPIARAECRLRQGVLGLFVALPALILAPYPVRAFEILGFEFFSKRDKAAEGVIDPLMYTVTLAVMPEIEGLKEDLEKASTLVSDVDQPVSGSLGLLSKAKNDRKRLVASLYENGRYDGVVTILIEGRDIDTLAPDADFGAGPVPVAIMIDPGQEFTLGTVAITANGVPIAPERFDLASGSSAASVRILDQEAKLLEALRQEGRPFVAVTERDVVADSQTGRLDYTLGISPGDPVPFGTTFVEGAKDVDPGFIAYMAKIEPGKTFSPEDLKLARERLLGLDVFSSVTVKEGRGQAADGSLPVQVEVGERKFKYYGVGATYSNTDGAGVSGYWGNRNLFGRAESIRLDASVSRIGATALSDTVRETDEFDYKASAVFKKPGVLGPDSVYVGSIEATSEHPLAYDRRSIAATSGVQYKLTPEQTIEVRLRGEYEEITDYLGDAQYLIASVPITYTYDGRDDILNPTEGFFAKLYAEPAYEFENAKPFMKARVDASTYLSLAESDRFILAGRVAYGTIFGADLQEVPNDRRFYAGGGGSVRGYQFQTISPFFPDVDRPGGDSNFNDTPTGGLSLFEASAEVRVGVTENIQIVPFVDAGTVSDDLVPDFGDLKIGVGVGARYLTSFGPIRIDVGIPLDPSSRDGSYQIYAGIGQAF is encoded by the coding sequence GTGATCTCTTCCAAGTATTCAGCCCTGCTGAGACGATCAGGCCGTCCGATCGCCCGGGCCGAGTGTCGTCTGCGGCAGGGGGTCCTTGGTCTTTTCGTCGCACTCCCTGCCCTGATCCTGGCGCCGTATCCGGTACGGGCCTTCGAGATCCTCGGCTTCGAGTTCTTCTCGAAGCGGGACAAGGCCGCCGAAGGGGTCATCGATCCCTTGATGTACACGGTCACGCTTGCCGTCATGCCGGAGATCGAGGGTCTGAAGGAGGACCTCGAAAAGGCCTCGACCCTCGTCTCGGATGTGGACCAGCCGGTATCCGGATCCCTCGGCCTCCTGTCGAAGGCCAAGAACGACCGCAAGCGGCTCGTCGCCTCGCTCTACGAAAACGGCCGCTACGACGGCGTCGTCACCATTCTGATCGAGGGGCGCGACATCGACACCCTCGCGCCCGATGCCGACTTCGGCGCGGGGCCGGTCCCAGTCGCGATCATGATCGATCCCGGCCAGGAATTCACGCTGGGGACCGTCGCCATCACCGCCAATGGCGTGCCGATCGCGCCGGAACGCTTCGATCTCGCCTCCGGCTCGTCCGCCGCCTCGGTGCGCATTCTCGACCAGGAAGCCAAGCTCCTCGAGGCCCTGCGCCAGGAGGGCCGCCCCTTCGTCGCCGTGACGGAGCGCGACGTCGTCGCGGACTCCCAGACCGGCAGGCTCGACTATACGCTCGGCATTTCTCCGGGCGATCCCGTTCCTTTCGGCACGACCTTCGTCGAAGGGGCGAAGGACGTCGACCCCGGCTTCATCGCCTACATGGCCAAGATCGAGCCGGGCAAGACGTTCAGCCCGGAAGACCTGAAGCTTGCCCGCGAGCGGCTGCTTGGTCTCGACGTGTTCTCGAGCGTCACGGTCAAGGAAGGCCGGGGCCAGGCGGCGGACGGTTCGCTTCCCGTGCAGGTCGAGGTCGGCGAGCGCAAGTTCAAGTATTACGGCGTCGGCGCGACCTATTCCAACACCGACGGCGCCGGCGTCTCCGGCTACTGGGGCAATCGCAACCTGTTCGGCCGGGCCGAGAGCATCCGCCTCGACGCCTCGGTCTCGCGCATCGGCGCGACCGCCCTCAGCGACACCGTGCGCGAGACCGACGAATTCGACTACAAGGCCTCGGCGGTGTTCAAGAAACCCGGCGTGCTCGGGCCGGACTCGGTCTATGTCGGCTCGATCGAGGCGACCTCCGAGCATCCCCTGGCCTACGACCGCCGGTCGATCGCGGCGACGAGCGGCGTCCAGTACAAGCTTACTCCCGAGCAGACGATCGAGGTGCGGCTGCGCGGCGAATACGAGGAGATCACCGACTATCTTGGCGATGCCCAATATCTCATCGCCTCGGTCCCGATCACCTACACCTATGACGGCCGCGACGACATCCTGAACCCGACGGAAGGCTTTTTCGCGAAGCTCTATGCCGAGCCGGCCTACGAGTTCGAGAATGCCAAGCCCTTCATGAAGGCGCGGGTCGATGCGTCGACCTATCTGTCGCTGGCGGAATCGGATCGCTTCATCCTCGCCGGACGCGTCGCTTACGGCACCATCTTCGGCGCCGACCTCCAGGAAGTGCCGAACGACCGGCGCTTCTATGCCGGCGGCGGCGGCTCGGTGCGCGGCTACCAGTTCCAGACGATCAGCCCGTTCTTCCCCGACGTCGATCGGCCGGGCGGCGATTCCAACTTCAACGACACGCCGACCGGTGGCCTGTCGCTGTTCGAGGCCTCGGCCGAGGTACGGGTCGGCGTGACCGAGAACATCCAGATCGTGCCCTTCGTCGACGCCGGCACGGTCTCCGACGACCTCGTCCCCGACTTCGGAGACCTCAAGATCGGCGTCGGTGTCGGCGCGCGTTACCTCACGAGCTTCGGCCCGATCCGCATCGATGTCGGCATTCCGCTGGACCCGAGCTCGCGCGACGGCAGCTACCAGATCTATGCCGGAATCGGACAGGCGTTTTGA
- a CDS encoding (2Fe-2S)-binding protein: MTEVSMTVNGRTMTGQVEDRTLLVQFLRDQLGLTGTHVGCDTSQCGSCVIHVDGHAVKSCTLLAVQASGSEILTIEGLANGQELHPVQAAFRQHHGLQCGFCTPGMIMTAVDMIHRHDGKLDEATVREELDGNICRCTGYHNIVKAILSAAETMGGTPEQIAAE; encoded by the coding sequence ATGACCGAAGTTTCCATGACCGTGAACGGCCGGACCATGACCGGCCAGGTCGAGGATCGGACACTGCTCGTCCAGTTCCTGCGCGACCAGCTCGGCCTGACCGGCACGCATGTCGGCTGCGACACCTCGCAGTGCGGCTCCTGCGTGATCCATGTCGACGGCCATGCCGTGAAGTCCTGCACGCTCCTGGCGGTCCAGGCCTCCGGCAGCGAGATCCTCACCATCGAGGGCCTCGCCAACGGCCAGGAGCTGCATCCGGTGCAGGCTGCCTTCCGCCAGCATCATGGCCTGCAGTGCGGCTTCTGCACGCCCGGCATGATCATGACGGCGGTCGACATGATCCACCGCCATGACGGCAAGCTCGACGAGGCGACCGTGCGCGAGGAGCTCGACGGCAACATCTGCCGCTGCACCGGCTACCACAACATCGTCAAGGCGATCCTGTCGGCGGCCGAGACCATGGGCGGGACGCCCGAGCAGATCGCGGCCGAATAA